The following coding sequences are from one Arthrobacter sp. 24S4-2 window:
- a CDS encoding alpha/beta fold hydrolase → MFKQRVVFVHGSGAFGSAAWPKQHGMALDYDALFLRRHGFDASAEPLESDFQADADIVLGALADEGRGAAGGHVVAHSQGAIAAMMAAVERPDLVHSLALVEPACLSLTAELPATAAHRALMQPLFEVRHQLGDDDFQREFVRRAFSVHSQEPATPEARSAARRLRLQAPPWEAPLQIVPGVPTLVLTGGWEPLYEEIAGYLRETGALHRVAAGGHRPQDSVEGDRFIRSFIADVSRRQHSHAS, encoded by the coding sequence ATGTTTAAGCAGCGCGTAGTGTTCGTCCACGGTTCGGGGGCCTTTGGGTCCGCGGCGTGGCCCAAGCAGCACGGCATGGCCCTGGACTACGACGCCCTGTTCCTGCGCCGTCACGGCTTCGATGCTTCGGCCGAGCCCCTTGAATCGGACTTTCAGGCCGACGCCGACATTGTGTTGGGGGCCCTGGCGGACGAAGGCAGGGGAGCGGCCGGCGGGCACGTCGTCGCGCACTCCCAAGGGGCCATCGCCGCTATGATGGCGGCCGTGGAACGCCCCGACCTCGTGCATTCCCTGGCGCTGGTGGAGCCCGCCTGCCTGTCCCTGACCGCCGAACTGCCGGCCACCGCTGCGCACCGCGCCCTGATGCAGCCCCTTTTCGAGGTCCGGCACCAGCTCGGTGACGACGATTTCCAGCGCGAGTTTGTCCGGCGGGCCTTTTCGGTTCACAGCCAGGAGCCGGCCACGCCGGAGGCCCGAAGCGCCGCGCGCCGGCTCCGGCTGCAGGCACCCCCATGGGAAGCGCCGCTGCAGATAGTTCCGGGAGTTCCCACGCTGGTGCTCACCGGCGGGTGGGAACCGCTGTACGAGGAAATCGCCGGCTACCTCCGGGAGACCGGTGCCCTGCACCGCGTTGCCGCGGGCGGACACCGGCCCCAGGACTCGGTGGAGGGCGACCGGTTTATCCGGTCGTTCATCGCTGACGTCAGCCGGCGTCAGCACTCACACGCGTCGTAG